Proteins encoded by one window of Sus scrofa isolate TJ Tabasco breed Duroc chromosome 12, Sscrofa11.1, whole genome shotgun sequence:
- the MEIOC gene encoding meiosis-specific coiled-coil domain-containing protein MEIOC, with protein sequence MSKRIYMWYSFIFRIQTERNDYGSETDLYGLVSNILEEQDKSQPYFAEGTCSSNLKSVWPMNTSRFADHHDLLTETKRPIDTAISQQAYYSGESVSAVEKQYLLTSNLIPQQKIDELYHGFTGLDLEEQWMYSSRSDHSNCYNIQTNDTAKTTFQEYPFIKNCFTPQTGLSDIMKESGVDSYSYGREKICAKGLEAPLQQKRAEMFLSQFNRYSENADYCRYSEYAHPNKAKLNKCSNFSVQESKKLASNTAETPAVEADTYTKLFQVKPTNQKKIEEAIPDQQNFTFPKTTPHLAEKQFAKEAAFTADFSLKSEYGLKPHTACPANNDFANVTEKQQFTKPDPPNSEYFKSVNLLANSATSSGGINLNRPTWMNVQTKNNTPIPYRNQGNLIKLNSHLSAASKGSNHSSDFSQLSSTNLTPNSNLFQKYCQENPSAFSSFDLGYNGAERIQSANHMEGLTKTAEENLFESVTDKKIRQPNGFCDNYSAQQYGIIENINKHNFQAKPQSGHYDPDEGPKHLDGLSQSTYQDLLESQGHFNSHRQGSGDNNINGRMNRTQASCFSNNYMMGDLRHNQSFQQLGSNGFPLRSTHPFGHSLVPLLDSYDLFSYDDLSHLYPYFNEMMYGDNSFSGFVPTFGFQRPIKTRSGPASELHIRLEECYEQWRALEKERKKTELALAKNYPGKKVSSTNNTPIPRLTSNPSRVDRLIVDELREQARVVTLLGKMERLRSSPLHANISTALDRHLESIHIVQSRRKDEIVNASNRQRQGVPRCQDDRDDLAQNSQYSWPNRCGKGFTRYSEL encoded by the exons ATGAGCAAAAGAATTTACATGtggtattcatttatttttaggattcaaacagaaagaaatgacTATGGTAGTGAAACTGACTTATATGGACTTGTATCTAACATTTTGGAAGAACAAGATAAATCACAGCCATATTTTGCTGAGGG GACCTGCTCCTCCAATTTAAAGTCAGTTTGGCCAATGAACACAAGCAGATTTGCAGATCACCATGACCTCTTAACAGAAACCAAAAGGCCAATAGATACAGCCATCTCTCAGCAAGCTTATTACAGTGGTGAATCTGTGTCAGCAGTGGAAAAGCAGTACCTGCTCACTAGTAATCTCATACCACAACAAAAAATAGATGAACTTTATCATGGATTTACTGGTTTAGACCTTGAAGAACAATGGATGTACTCCTCACGAAGTGATCATTCTAATTGCTATAATATTCAGACAAACGATACAGCTAAGACAACATTTCAAGAATATCCATTTATCAAAAACTGTTTTACACCACAAACTGGTCTGTCTGACATCATGAAAGAATCAGGAGTTGATAGTTACTCTTATGGAAGAGAGAAGATATGTGCTAAAGGTCTTGAAGCACCATTACAGCAAAAGAGGGCAGAGATGTTTCTTTCCCAATTTAATAGATACAGCGAAAATGCAGATTATTGTAGATACTCCGAATATGCTCATCCTAATAAGGCTAAGCTGAATAAGTGTTCAAATTTTAGTGTTCAGGAGAGTAAAAAGTTAGCCAGTAACACAGCTGAAACACCAGCTGTAGAAGCAGACACCTACACAAAGTTATTTCAGGTTAAACcaacaaatcagaaaaaaatagaggaggcAATACCTGACCAGCAGAATTTCACATTTCCAAAAACTACACCACATCTCGCAGAAAAACAGTTTGCAAAGGAAGCAGCATTTACTGCTGATTTCAGCTTAAAATCAGAATATGGGTTAAAACCTCACACTGCTTGTCCAGCTAATAATGATTTTGCTAATGTCACAGAAAAGCAACAGTTTACTAAACCTGACCCCCCAAATTCTGAGTATTTTAAGTCAGTGAATTTACTAGCAAACTCAGCAACATCTTCGGGAGGTATCAACTTAAACAGACCAACTTGGATGAATgtccaaacaaaaaataacactCCTATTCCTTATCGAAATCAAGGTAActtgataaaattaaatagtcATTTAAGTGCAGCTTCGAAAGGTTCTAACCATTCTTCAGATTTCTCCCAACTCTCATCTACAAATTTAACCCCAAATAGCAATTTATTTCAGAAGTATTGCCAAGAAAACCCTTCAGCattttctagttttgatttgGGTTACAATGGTGCAGAAAGAATTCAATCTGCCAATCACATGGAAGGACTGACAAAGACTGCAGAAGAAAATCTCTTTGAATCCGTTACTGATAAAAAGATAAGGCAGCCAAATGGATTTTGTGATAACTATTCAGCTCAGCAGTATGGGAtcattgaaaatataaacaaacataatTTTCAAGCTAAGCCCCAGAGTGGACATTATGATCCTGACGAAGGTCCAAAGCATTTAGATGGCTTATCTCAAAGTACATATCAAGATCTGTTGGAGTCACAAGGTCATTTTAATAGCCACAGACAAGGAAGTGGAGACAACAATATTAATGGCCGTATGAATCGTACGCAGGCGTCATGCTTTTCTAATAATTATATGATGGGAGATTTAAGGCATAATCAGAGTTTTCAACAACTTGGTTCAAATGGGTTTCCCCTAAGATCCACCCACCCATTTGGCCATTCACTTGTTCCACTGTTGGATTCCtatgatttgttttcttatgaTGACTTAAGCCACTTATACccttattttaatgaaatgatgTATGGTGATAATTCCTTTTCTGGTTTCGTGCCAACTTTTGGATTTCAAAGACCAATTAAAACTCGTAGTGGACCAGCCAGTGAACTTCATATTCGTCTGGAAGAGTGCTATGAACAATGGAGAGCattagaaaaggagagaaaaaag ACTGAATTGGCCCTTGCCAAGAATTATCCAGGGAAAAAAGTATCCAGTACTAACAATACTCCAATTCCAAGGCTGACCTCCAACCCATCTAGAGTTGATCGCTTAATTGTGGATGAACTTCGAGAACAAGCCAGA GTTGTGACTTTACTAGGCAAAATGGAACGTCTTCGAAGCTCTCCCCTCCATGCCAATATCTCTACAGCTCTTGATAGACACTTGGAGTCCATTCACATCGTACAGTCACGTAGAAAGGATGAAATTGTTAATGCTTCAAATCGACAAAGGCAAGGAGTTCCTAGATGCCAAGATGACAGAG ATGACCTTGCCCAAAACAGCCAGTACAGCTGGCCAAACAGATGCGGAAAAGGCTTTACAAGATATAGTGAACTGTGA